ATGAAGCTGCGTCTGTATGGCCAGGACTACtccctgtacacacacagcttcCTGTGCTACGGGCAGGACCAGGCCCTCAAGAGACTGCTGGCCCACATTGTGAAGGTGACTGTCACACACACCATTCTTCTCCAAAAGAGCAAATCCCTTATTATTGACTTTGTATATCATAGGGACAAGTCATTTTTAATGGGTTTATcactctccgtctctctctgcGTGTCCTCGTTCAGTCTCAGGGTTACTCGGGGTCAGTCGAGCACCCCTGCTATCCTTCAGGCCACAGTACAACTTTAAAGTTCAACAGTATCTTCGACTCTCCGTGTACAACGCACTACAAACCCAGCTCCTACAACCCCGAGGCCTCTTTGACAGTGCATGGCAGCGGAAGCTATGAACACTGTCTGGGCAACGTGTCAGAGATTTTCTCCTTCGACAGCTGTCCCTTTTCCCAGTGCTCCTTCAACAAAGTCTTTCAGCCAAATGTCACTGGTGGCTTCATGGTAAGAAACATTGGAGGATATAGATGACACCCAGTCTTTATACACTCTCAGCCTTATTCAATATATACCTACCTGTACACAACATATACACATAGTGTATAGTGTCTACCATCTTAAAATCTGTCCACAGCACCCACAGTCATACAATATTGTATATGTCAAATATAATGTGTAGCTAACGTTTCTGGTGGAGCATGAGATTAGAACATTTTTACTACTCTTaacacaaaatgtgttcatttaaatactatactatactatagcCAATATTATGATAGGGGAATCAAATTCATTAAtgtaactaactaaactaaccTGTTGACATCgtatatatgtttacatatttttcattttttaaaaactaaataaatgtcattGACATCTGAGCTGCCTGTTCATATTCTGGTCTTCCCGTGTTATCAGGCCTTTTCGGCATTCTTCTACATCCACTCCTTCCTGCAGCGTGTCACTGGTATCACTGTGAGCACTCCCTGGGAACTGGAGGAGGCCATCAAAACAGTCTGCAGAATGAGGTTCAATGAAGTAATGTTCcctttgttttattactgtatatagtatagtgtcTGTGCTTGGGTACATTTGCAACACATTCGGGGCTCATCTTGTTCCAGATGAGGACTTTTGCTCCAGATCAAGCACCTCGTTTGCAGGACTATTGcgcttcctctgtgtttgtcaaAGTCCTCATGATGAGAGGCTACGGCTTCGATGAGACATCTTTCCTGCGCATTTCCTTCACAAAAAAGGTGAGACTTTCATCACGTGTCCTTGTTCAACAAATGAAAAGTCATTTTCTGCTAACAGCTGTTTCCTTGCTGCTCCTGCAGGCAGGCGACGCCTCGGTGGGCTGGGCTCTGGGCTATATGCTGAGTTTAAGCAATTTGCTGCCGGCAGAGAGTGTGGGCCTGAGGAAGGCCCTGACTCCAGGAGCGTGGGGGGgtctcatctttctctttgtccTTCTCCTCACTGCAGTCCTGGTCTTCATCTTTCTCCGAGCTCGTGATGGCAAGAAGAAAGGAGGCAGTGAAAGCACCATCTAGATACTGTAACAACATCCAGCACAGTCAGTATAGCTTAGCACAGTTATACATTTGTGTCCGTTTTGGCTTTGCACTCCAACACAGTGGATCTCTGGAcagtaactaaatacatttactcaagtactgtacagCTTTGACTAATTTGTACTTGAGTATTTTCATTATGTCCTACAACATcttcaaatatttcactttttactaTTGTACTTTTATTTGATAACTTAAGCTACTGTTTTTAAGATTCATAAGAATAATACAAAATCTCCCAGCAGTGTGTGAAGTAGTTCAAAACTACTGTAAagctgtaaaattaaaatggtgtacacatactgtaaatacatcaATAATTTTACTCACAGTAATATACATTAATGTCCCGTTCTGCGTAATGAGTACTTTTAGCTTGGCTCCTTCAAGTGTATTTTGATGCTAATACTTTTACTGTGAGTACTCATTCCACCAATACAAAAGTAAAGATTTAAGGGAATTTGCTTTATACTGGATGAACAACCTGTACATTGCCCCCCAGTTTGCATAGATATAATGTTCTTCTGATGTGGTTGTAAACATCCTCAAATTGAAACTGTAAGGCACCACTTCAACCTCGTAGTCCGTTGTAATTTCATTCCAAAATGTTGGAGTACAGAGCCAGCACAGTGAAAAATGTGACCAAATACTGTGTGACTGCCATGTTACTGTAGATGTAAGCACATGGTATTAACACTACAGGGGAgatctgaatgtaaatgtaatcaaacaaacttttttttgtcatgtaaAAACAATCCagctcttttctgtgttttgtagaAAGGTACTGTTACGGTCAAATTCCTGCCACATGTATGTGAAGGattgtttttatgcatttaataTCAATCTGAAAGTATTTTCAGGTGGTCAATTTTTTGATATTGTAGTCTGCCTACGTTAACTTTTAATGATTAAAAACTTGATGCACAGCAGGTGTTTTACATTAGCTCTTCAACATCTTTCTTGTCAACTTTCTTACACCAAGTGACATTTTTCTAAGATAAAGCAGTGACACTAAGAtctctgaatttgtttttaaaattataattttttaaacGCACTAAATGGCAAATCAGTGTCTTGAACATGATCAGTAAATACATTTCAAGCACTGCACGCTGCAataatgtatatgtgtgtacagtgcAAGGTGAATCCAACACTCACACAGCCGAACTAGGCCTGGCAGAAAGCCTGAGCAAATATCGCTTCAGGTCGTCGAGGTCTGAAATGGTGAGAGGAAAACAAGAGGgagaacaacagaaacagcatcACTCACATCAGCTTCATCTCCTCTACCTCTGCAGGGCAAGAATCTGATTATTCTTGAACTGCGAGGTGGTTGAGGTAAGATAATATTTAACTCGGTGGgatgtaaaactacaaaatatcTGTGCCTGTGTTAGTCTGTAAGTTCCATTGTCAGTAATCCCTTAACTGTCACCTGCCACAATACATCCCCAGCAACTGTCACATATATGGGTTTGCTAGTATTTATAAAATCAGCCATTACCAGTGCTAGTGAACAGAAAGAAGGGATGagtttgaaatgaatgaagccAAAGCTGGACAAGTCTCTCTGCCACTGTTAAAGTCTATGTATCACTTTAAAGCCATGCGTGTGTAACAGGTGAAAGGTGGTGCACTATTATCGTCTGTGATGTTCATTTTGCATTGTCAAGACACTCCTGTTTATGTGGTCATGTTGTATATTTTGTAACCatgataacaaaataaatgttttctttggttCTTTACCAATCTTTACTAAttgaagatgttgaggttctccttaggagtgaccaggttagacagaataaggaacgagcacatcagagggatGGCTCACGTTgactgtgttagcgacaaagtcagagaggccagactgagatggtttggacatgttcagaggagggatagtgaatatattggtagaaggatgtgtgagggtagaagatgcccatgatagtTAGGTGGAAGAGGATGATTCGCTatggcgacccctgatgggaaaagccaaaagagaagaagaatgtatgtgtatatgtatatatatatatatatatttttttttttatatatgtgtgtgtgtgtatatatatgtgtgtgtgtatatatatatatatatgtatgtgtgtatatatatatatatgtgtgtgtatgtatatatatgtgtgtgtatgtatctcatatgtgtgtatgtctatcctgtctgtgtctctatATGTGTATGTCTctcatgtgtgtgtctgtgtctctctctctctagtgtgtctgtctctctcatctgtctgtgtctgtctctatctcctgtctgtgtctgtctctctctttctgtgtctgtctatctctctgtcGGTGTCTGCGCTCTGTGTGtctagtctctctctctctctgtgtgtctctctctctgtgtgtgtgtgtgtctgtctctctctctctctctctctctctctctctcctgtgtgtctgtctctctctctctgtgtctgtgtgtctctctctctctactctacctctatctctctgtgtctgtggtctctctcgctctctctatcTCTCGGTAGCCAGTCCTTGTTGTTCTCCTACGGCCTCCTCCACGTCTCCTGATGTGCCATCCTGTATGAGCTACACTACCTGAGCCACTTGTGTGGGTTGTAGACTCCGTCTAATGCTACCACTAGAGTGAAAGGACAGCCAGCATTAGAAAGTGATCAAAACATCAGCCAGAAACCACAGGAACTGAGTAGTGGTCTGTGGTC
The Anabas testudineus chromosome 22, fAnaTes1.2, whole genome shotgun sequence DNA segment above includes these coding regions:
- the LOC113148772 gene encoding ectonucleoside triphosphate diphosphohydrolase 2, whose amino-acid sequence is MAQRSAHPVVPIALLVFGLVAILLLTIPVEDVQEAPGFMYGIVLDAGSSHTALYIYKWPADKQNGTGVVTQHSECDVNGGGISSYVGQQGAAGRSLEACLDQAVKDIPKERHHLTPVYLGATAGMRLLQISSPEQTDQILQEVGRKIQSYPFSFRGAAILSGQEEGAYGWVTVNYLLENFIKYGFVGHWLSPGRPTVGALDFGGASTQITFATQEEIEDEHDVMKLRLYGQDYSLYTHSFLCYGQDQALKRLLAHIVKSQGYSGSVEHPCYPSGHSTTLKFNSIFDSPCTTHYKPSSYNPEASLTVHGSGSYEHCLGNVSEIFSFDSCPFSQCSFNKVFQPNVTGGFMAFSAFFYIHSFLQRVTGITVSTPWELEEAIKTVCRMRFNEMRTFAPDQAPRLQDYCASSVFVKVLMMRGYGFDETSFLRISFTKKAGDASVGWALGYMLSLSNLLPAESVGLRKALTPGAWGGLIFLFVLLLTAVLVFIFLRARDGKKKGGSESTI